From the genome of Labedella gwakjiensis:
GGCGAGGCGGTGGATGATTCCCGGGGCCGAGTCGGTGATGGTGCCGTCGAGGTCGAAGAGGATGCACGACCAGGTGCGTGCGATCGGCTGACGTGGTTCGGCGCTGTCGAGGGTCTCGGAGAAGGTCACAGGATGTCCGTTCGGGTGGGTGCAGGATCGAACGACGCCGTCGTCGTTCCCGCACGGCATCGTAGCCGAAGGAGGTGTCGCGCCATCCTCCTGGTCGGCGGGCAGGACGGACCTTTAGAAGAGGCGGGCCTTGCCGTCGTCGATGCCGCGCATCTCGTCGTAGTCGAGGACGAGGCAGCGGATGCCGCGATCCTCGGCCAGCGTGCGGGCCTGCGGCTTGATCTCCTGCGCCGCGAAGACGCCCGTGACGGGGGCGAGCAGCGGGTCGCGATTCATGAGCTCGAGGTACCGCGTGAGCTGCTCGACGCCGTCGATGTCGCCGCGGCGCTTGAGCTCCACGGCCACCGAGGCGCCGCCGGCGTCGCGCGCGAGGATGTCGACGGGTCCGATCGCGGTCATGTACTCGCGGCGCACGAGCGTGTGACCGTCGCCCAGGAGGTGGATCTGCTCGGCGAGCAGCTTCTGCAGGTGCGCCTCGACGCCGTCCTTTTGGAGACCAGGGTCGATGCCCAGGTCGTGCGTCGAATCGAGCTCGATCTCACGGATAGACACGATGAGCATGTCGGCGGTCTTCGTGTGGGTGACCTTCCACACCTCGGTGACACCGGCGGCGCGCTGGTCCTCGTCCGGCTCGATGATGCTGAGCGTGCAGGGCGGGCTCATCCAGTTGAGCGGCTTGTAGCTGCCGCCGTCGGAGTGGACGAGGAGACTGCCGTCGCCCTTCACCACCAGGAGTCGCTTGGCGAGAGGCAGATGGGCGGTGAGTCGTCCGGCATAGTCGACCGAGCAGGTCGCGATCACGAGGCGCACGGAGCGAGTTTAGCCGCCCGAGCGCGCAGCCTCGGACCGCTCGCGGGCCGCACCCGAACTGAGTCCGGCGACGATCATGAGCACGAAGACGATGAGCAGCGCGTTCAGGATTCCCACGTGGTCGCCCACGATGCCGATGAGCGGCGGCCCCACGAGGAACGCGCAGTAGCCGATCATCGCGACGGCGCTCACACGAGCAGCGGCGTGGCGCGGGTCGTCGGCTGCGGCCGACATGCCCACGGGGAAGCCGAGCGAGCAGCCGAGGCCCCACAGCACGGCCCCGACGATCGCGAGCGGGAAGATCGGGGAGAAGATGAAGAGCGCGAGCCCGACGATGCCCGTCGCCGCGGAGATCCGCAGCACGGACACCCGGTCGAAGCGGTCGATGAGCGGGCCGCCCGCGACGCGGCCGACGGTCATCGCGCCGACGAAGACGCCGAACACGATCGCGCCCGTGGTGTTGCTCTGGTCGTGCCCGTCGACGACGGCGATCGGCAGCCAGTCGTTCGCGCTGCCCTCCGCGAACGCCATGCCCAGCATGATGAGGCCGATGAAGATGAGGCGCGGGTCGGCGAAGACGGCGACCTTCTCTCGGAGGCGCTCTCGGAGCGGGGGCTGCTCCGCATCGGGGATCGCGTGGAGGTCCGGGCGGATGGGAACGAACCTCACGGCGATGATCGCCGCCACGGCGATGACGACGGCCATGCCGACGGCGTGAGCCGTGACGGAGATCTTGAGGGCCGACGCCGCCGCACCGATGCCGGCGCCGAGGACCGTCCCGGCGCTGAAGAGCGCATGCATGAGGGGGAGGACGGTCTTCCCGAGCTCCTTCTCCACGGCGGCGCCCTCGACGTTCATCATCACGTCGACGCTGCCGTTGCCGTACCCGAAGATCGCGAGGCCCACGAACACGACGGGAGCGGAGACGAAGACGCCCGCACCGAGCCCCACGACGATGAGACCGATCGCGACGAGGACGATCGACGCCGCCATGCCGCGGCGCGGTCCGATCCGCCCGAGGATCCAGGCCGACAGCAGTAGGCCGATGATCGATCCCGCCGACATCCCGAAGATGAGCACGCCGACGTTGCCCGTGGTGAGCCCGAGGGCGTCACGAATGGCCGGCAGGCGGGCGACCCACGTGGCGATGCTCAAGCCCGAGAGGGCGAACATCACGAAGACGGCGTTCCGCCATGCGACGATCTCGCGGCGGGAAAGGGTGCGGCTCTGCAGGGGTGACGAGGTCATGGGCGTTTCCGGATCGGGGGCGGCTCGAATCGATTCGATAAGCGACTCCGCCTAAGCTATCCCGAGCGGACGGAACGGGTCAACACGGCCCGCCACCCCCGAACGTCAGGGAGACGATGGGCCGAAATCGGGAGCACGACGAGGGCGAGGCGCGCGTCACGCTCTCCGACGTGGCCGCTCGCGCCGGAGTGTCCCCCTCGACGGCGTCGATCGCGTTCAGCGGGCAGGGGCCTGTATCCGACTCGACCAAGGCGCGTGTACTCGCGGCCGCCGAGGAGCTCGGGTACACGGGACCGGATCCGCTCGCCCGCTCGCTCCGGACCGGCCGCAGCGGAATCGTGGGAGCTCTCATCCCGCGCCGCATCGGCACGTCGTTCCGCGATCCCGTCACGATCCAGACGCTCGACGGCCTCGCCGAGGAGCTCAGCGTGGGAGGGGCGGGACTCCTGCTCCTCTCCGAGAGGGCCCAGGAGACGGACCGGCTCTCCCTCGATGCCGCCCCCATCGACGCACTCGTCCTGCTCGGCTGCGGTACGGCGTCCGCTCCGACGCTCGACGTGCTGCGTCGGCGCGGCGTCCCGGTCATCACGATTGAGGGCGACGGTGAGACGGGCGCTGCGAACATCGACGTCGAGAACCGCAGCGGCACCCGGCTGCTCGCGGAGCACCTCCGCTCGCTCGGCCACACGGACGCGGCGCTCGTGGTGCTGCCGCTGTCGACCGAGGACACCCTGACGGTGCTCACGGACGCTGCGCTCACCACGGCGACAACGGTCACGGCCGTCCGCCGCGTCGAGGGTGCGCGCGACGTGTTCCCCGACGCGACGGGCGTCGTGGCGGCCGGGAGCACGATCGCCGACGGGCGCGACGCCGGACGGATGCTGCTCGACGTGCCGCCGGCCGAGCGTCCCACCGCGATCATCGCCCAGAGCGACCTCCTCGCCGCCGGTGTCGTGTTCGCCGCGATGGACCTCGGACTCTCCGTGCCGGCCGACGTGAGCGTCGTCGGCTTCGACGGCATCCGCGTCGATGAACTGCCGATGCCGCTCACCACGGTGGAGCAGCCCGCTCAGGGCAAAGGTGCGGCGGCCGGTCGCGCGGTGGTGGAGCTGCTCGACGGCGGCCGACCCGAGAGCCTGTGCTTCCCCGTCACGTTCCATCCGGGCGAGACGACGGGTCCTCCCGCCGCCCGTTGAGTCGCGTGGGTCAGCCGGCGAGCATCGGGTCCAGGATCGGGAGCAGGGCCGGCAGCTCGCGGACGCCCTGACGGTCGACGAAGTGGCCGGCGCCGGGCACGACGGTCGTGGGCGCGTCGAGGAGCCCGGCCAGACGATCGGTGAGGGGTGCGGCCACCACGTCGTCGTCGTCCGAGCGCAGGACGTGCCGCACGGCGACGTCGCCCCTGATGCGGTGCAGGTCGAGCGGTTCCGCAGTGAACGGGTCGAGCGCCGGAAGGTTCGGGAGGGGGTCGACGAACCCGGCCACGAGGACGAGCCCGCCGAGGCGCCACGGCTCCGACCGGCGGTTGAGCACGTGCAGGAGGGTGACGCAGCCGAGGGAATGCCCGACGAGCACCGTCTCCTCGTCCACTTCGCCGACGGCGGCGCTCGCCGCGTGCACCCACGTCTCGAGGTCCGGCTCCTCCGGATTCGGCAGTCCGACCACCGTCACGACCTCGGAGCCGTAGTGCTCGACGAGCCAGGGGAACCAGTGCCGGCTGGGGTCCGCGCGGTACCCGTGAGCCACGACGATGCGCATGCCGTCAGCCTAGGTCGTCGATCACTTCGCCTGGTCGTAGCTCGCGACTACCGCCGTCGTGACGGGGAAGTCGACGGGCGCGCGGCCGAAGATGAGGCGCCCGGCCTCCGCGGCGCTCTCGCGGACGAGCTCGGCGACCCGCTCGGCCTGGGACTCCGGGCAGTGCACGACGATCTCGTCGTGAAGGAAGAAGACGAGGTGGGCCGAACGCGTGAGCGGGGCGCCGCCCGCCAGATGCGCGAGGCGCGTGCGCAGCGACGCCATCCAGCAGAGCGCCCATTCGGCGGCCGTTCCCTGCACGACGAAGTTCCGCGTGAATCGGCCCCAGTTGCGGGCCTCCGTGCGCGCTCGCCGGCCGATGGCCTCGCTCGACGCGTCTCCGGACGCCTGCTGCTGCAGCTCGCGCCACGCCCGGCCGGGGAGGGGTGAGCTGCGGCCCAGTCGGGTGGAGACGCGTTCCCCGCGTTCCCCCGCCCGGGCCGCGGCCTCCACGAAACCGATGGCCTGAGGGTAGGCGCGTGTGAGGCGGGGCAGGAGCCGCCCGCTCTCGCCGGTCGTCGCCCCGTACATGGCGCCGAGCATCGCGACCTTGGCGTGGGCTCGCGTGTCGATGGCTCCGGTGCGGACCATCCCGTCGTAGAGGTCGACGCCGCGCGCGGCGGTCGCCATGGCCGCGTCGCCGGAGATC
Proteins encoded in this window:
- a CDS encoding RBBP9/YdeN family alpha/beta hydrolase; translation: MRIVVAHGYRADPSRHWFPWLVEHYGSEVVTVVGLPNPEEPDLETWVHAASAAVGEVDEETVLVGHSLGCVTLLHVLNRRSEPWRLGGLVLVAGFVDPLPNLPALDPFTAEPLDLHRIRGDVAVRHVLRSDDDDVVAAPLTDRLAGLLDAPTTVVPGAGHFVDRQGVRELPALLPILDPMLAG
- the nucS gene encoding endonuclease NucS — protein: MRLVIATCSVDYAGRLTAHLPLAKRLLVVKGDGSLLVHSDGGSYKPLNWMSPPCTLSIIEPDEDQRAAGVTEVWKVTHTKTADMLIVSIREIELDSTHDLGIDPGLQKDGVEAHLQKLLAEQIHLLGDGHTLVRREYMTAIGPVDILARDAGGASVAVELKRRGDIDGVEQLTRYLELMNRDPLLAPVTGVFAAQEIKPQARTLAEDRGIRCLVLDYDEMRGIDDGKARLF
- a CDS encoding MFS transporter: MTSSPLQSRTLSRREIVAWRNAVFVMFALSGLSIATWVARLPAIRDALGLTTGNVGVLIFGMSAGSIIGLLLSAWILGRIGPRRGMAASIVLVAIGLIVVGLGAGVFVSAPVVFVGLAIFGYGNGSVDVMMNVEGAAVEKELGKTVLPLMHALFSAGTVLGAGIGAAASALKISVTAHAVGMAVVIAVAAIIAVRFVPIRPDLHAIPDAEQPPLRERLREKVAVFADPRLIFIGLIMLGMAFAEGSANDWLPIAVVDGHDQSNTTGAIVFGVFVGAMTVGRVAGGPLIDRFDRVSVLRISAATGIVGLALFIFSPIFPLAIVGAVLWGLGCSLGFPVGMSAAADDPRHAAARVSAVAMIGYCAFLVGPPLIGIVGDHVGILNALLIVFVLMIVAGLSSGAARERSEAARSGG
- a CDS encoding LacI family DNA-binding transcriptional regulator, which codes for MGRNREHDEGEARVTLSDVAARAGVSPSTASIAFSGQGPVSDSTKARVLAAAEELGYTGPDPLARSLRTGRSGIVGALIPRRIGTSFRDPVTIQTLDGLAEELSVGGAGLLLLSERAQETDRLSLDAAPIDALVLLGCGTASAPTLDVLRRRGVPVITIEGDGETGAANIDVENRSGTRLLAEHLRSLGHTDAALVVLPLSTEDTLTVLTDAALTTATTVTAVRRVEGARDVFPDATGVVAAGSTIADGRDAGRMLLDVPPAERPTAIIAQSDLLAAGVVFAAMDLGLSVPADVSVVGFDGIRVDELPMPLTTVEQPAQGKGAAAGRAVVELLDGGRPESLCFPVTFHPGETTGPPAAR